The Mesomycoplasma flocculare ATCC 27399 genome includes a window with the following:
- the nrdI gene encoding class Ib ribonucleoside-diphosphate reductase assembly flavoprotein NrdI, with product MLNNINNENNNKNKSSPVKPKGEVFVVYFSSISNNTHRFVEKLNFKKERIPVEINQNLTVMKDYVLFCPTYSGGNGLTSGAVPKQVIKFLNNEQNRKFCKGVIASGNTNFGDTFALAGSVISKKLNVPFLYSFELLGTNDDVVKVREILKDFWGT from the coding sequence ATGTTAAATAATATAAATAATGAAAATAACAATAAAAATAAATCAAGCCCTGTCAAACCAAAAGGAGAAGTTTTTGTTGTTTATTTTTCATCAATTTCCAATAATACTCACCGTTTTGTTGAAAAATTAAACTTCAAAAAAGAAAGAATTCCTGTTGAAATAAATCAAAATTTAACAGTTATGAAAGATTATGTTCTCTTTTGTCCTACTTACAGCGGCGGAAACGGGCTAACTAGTGGCGCTGTGCCTAAACAAGTGATAAAATTTTTAAATAATGAACAAAACCGTAAATTTTGCAAAGGAGTAATCGCCTCTGGAAATACAAATTTTGGCGACACTTTTGCGCTTGCAGGTTCAGTTATATCAAAAAAATTAAATGTTCCTTTTTTATACAGTTTTGAATTGTTAGGAACAAATGATGATGTTGTTAAAGTCAGAGAAATATTAAAAGATTTTTGAGGAACTTAA
- the infC gene encoding translation initiation factor IF-3 has protein sequence MNPKSLFQKKPSQEHQINENISFPNIFLVGSDNEKIGKMPTKEAIQMAKSNGLDLVLISIKEVKTKDNQVQKVPIAKILDYGKFRYDIKKKKKEEKEKQSFTNNREIRVSFNINMQDILVKSKKAREFILDGDRVKIALRFRGREITRVEQGRITLDIFYEQLKYIAKKSKEISQNGNFLVLHLERDRKKLPKFTSSKQLKELLEYEEKQKQEENA, from the coding sequence TTGAATCCAAAAAGTCTTTTTCAAAAAAAACCATCACAAGAACATCAAATTAACGAAAATATATCTTTTCCAAACATTTTTTTAGTTGGTAGTGACAATGAAAAAATTGGGAAAATGCCAACAAAAGAAGCGATTCAAATGGCTAAATCAAATGGGCTTGATTTGGTTTTAATTTCAATTAAAGAAGTCAAAACTAAGGATAATCAAGTTCAAAAAGTCCCAATTGCAAAAATTCTTGACTACGGCAAATTTCGTTATGACATAAAAAAAAAGAAAAAGGAAGAAAAAGAAAAGCAATCTTTTACCAACAATCGCGAAATTCGTGTCAGCTTTAATATAAATATGCAAGATATATTAGTGAAGTCAAAAAAAGCGCGTGAATTTATTCTTGACGGTGATCGTGTCAAAATTGCACTACGTTTTCGTGGACGTGAAATTACAAGGGTTGAACAAGGTAGAATAACACTTGATATTTTTTATGAACAGTTAAAATATATCGCTAAAAAAAGCAAGGAAATTTCACAAAATGGTAATTTTTTAGTGTTGCATCTTGAACGAGATCGAAAAAAACTTCCAAAATTCACTTCATCAAAACAGTTAAAAGAATTACTCGAATATGAAGAAAAACAAAAACAGGAAGAAAATGCCTAA
- the rpmI gene encoding 50S ribosomal protein L35, with protein MPKIKLKTKSAIKKRVKVTATGKVKHGHAYRSHLAQSKTTKQKRQSRKATLMHSSDFKRLKKLI; from the coding sequence ATGCCTAAAATTAAACTAAAAACTAAATCCGCAATCAAAAAAAGAGTAAAAGTTACTGCAACTGGAAAAGTTAAACACGGGCATGCTTATCGTTCTCATCTTGCTCAAAGTAAGACAACAAAGCAAAAACGTCAATCTAGAAAAGCAACTTTGATGCATTCTTCGGATTTTAAACGATTAAAAAAATTAATTTAG
- the nrdE gene encoding class 1b ribonucleoside-diphosphate reductase subunit alpha, which yields MNKKNLKLNFNSNQQESYISLNANAKLYAKHPDSYKFDLLAAKKYIEEEINPKFKFFASFKERINFLVSQKYYDPEVISQYSFTELEKLNEKAWSYNHFFPSFMGAFKFYSTYGLKSNDNLTYFEHFPDRVLLNSLFLGKGNFKNAEKILEQIMLGRFQPATPTFLNAGKLKRGEFVSCYLIRVEDNMESISRAITTSLQLSKRGGGVSVLLTNLREQGAPIKDIQNQATGVIPVMKILEDSFSYANQLGQRQGAGAVYLNVHHPDILAFLDTKRENADEKIRIKSLSLGVLIPNITFELAKNNEKMALFSVYDVEKVYKKAFSDISITEKYYEMLENPNIKKTFILARKLFKIIAELHFESGYPYILFEDTVNKENAHPDRVVMSNLCSEITQPSTPSTFLADLSFKKTGQDICCNLGSINIDKAMESGVNFEEMVYYAVLSLDIVSRNSDLSVAPSIEKGNKLNHAIGLGAMNLHGFFAKNEINYDSAEALDFTNIFFYCLAFASFKASQKLAQIYGPFAGFEKTKFATGEYFDKYIKTDPNTFLPKTTTIKELFAKYNVFIPTQKDWIELVKQIRKTGIANSHLMAVAPTGSISYLTSCTPSLQPVVAPVEVRKEGKLGRIYVPSYKLSHKTYNFYQKGAYELGPIPIINIVAEAQKHVDQAISMTLFMTDKATTRDLNLAYIYAFKKGCKSIYYVRIRQDVLENSENYETCQSCVI from the coding sequence ATGAATAAAAAAAATTTAAAATTAAATTTTAACTCAAACCAACAAGAAAGTTATATCAGTTTAAATGCAAATGCAAAACTATATGCAAAACATCCTGATTCTTATAAATTTGATTTATTAGCGGCAAAAAAGTATATCGAAGAAGAAATTAATCCAAAATTTAAATTTTTTGCTTCTTTTAAAGAAAGAATTAACTTCTTAGTTAGTCAAAAATATTACGATCCTGAAGTTATTAGTCAATATTCATTTACTGAACTTGAAAAATTAAATGAAAAAGCATGAAGTTATAATCATTTTTTCCCATCTTTTATGGGCGCATTTAAATTCTATTCAACTTACGGTCTTAAATCTAATGATAATTTAACATATTTTGAGCATTTTCCCGATCGCGTTTTATTAAATAGTTTGTTTTTAGGTAAAGGAAATTTTAAAAATGCCGAAAAAATTCTTGAACAAATTATGTTAGGTAGATTTCAACCAGCAACTCCGACCTTTTTGAATGCTGGAAAATTAAAAAGGGGAGAATTTGTGTCTTGTTATTTAATTCGCGTTGAAGATAATATGGAGTCGATTTCACGGGCAATTACAACATCTTTACAACTTTCAAAACGTGGTGGTGGTGTAAGTGTTCTTCTGACAAATTTACGTGAGCAAGGCGCGCCTATTAAAGATATTCAAAATCAAGCAACTGGAGTAATTCCTGTTATGAAAATTCTTGAGGACTCATTTTCATATGCAAACCAATTAGGTCAGCGTCAAGGTGCAGGCGCTGTTTATTTAAATGTTCATCATCCAGATATTCTTGCATTTTTAGACACAAAAAGGGAAAATGCCGATGAAAAAATTAGAATAAAATCGCTTTCCCTTGGAGTCCTAATTCCAAATATTACTTTCGAATTAGCAAAAAATAATGAAAAAATGGCACTGTTCTCGGTCTATGATGTTGAAAAAGTTTATAAAAAAGCATTTAGCGACATTTCAATTACAGAAAAATATTATGAAATGCTTGAAAATCCGAATATTAAAAAAACCTTTATTTTGGCAAGAAAACTCTTTAAAATTATTGCAGAATTACACTTTGAAAGCGGCTATCCTTACATTTTATTTGAAGATACTGTAAATAAAGAAAACGCTCATCCAGATCGTGTTGTAATGTCAAATTTATGCAGCGAAATTACCCAACCTTCGACTCCAAGCACGTTTTTAGCCGATCTTAGTTTTAAAAAAACAGGGCAAGATATTTGCTGTAATTTAGGATCGATAAATATCGATAAAGCAATGGAATCTGGGGTTAATTTTGAAGAAATGGTTTATTATGCTGTTCTTTCGCTTGATATTGTTTCGCGAAATTCTGATTTATCAGTTGCTCCTTCAATTGAAAAAGGCAATAAACTAAACCATGCAATTGGCCTCGGCGCAATGAACTTACACGGATTTTTTGCAAAAAATGAAATAAATTATGATTCTGCAGAAGCTCTTGATTTTACCAATATTTTTTTCTATTGTCTTGCTTTTGCCTCATTTAAAGCTTCGCAAAAACTTGCGCAAATTTATGGTCCTTTTGCTGGATTTGAAAAAACGAAATTTGCAACTGGCGAATATTTTGATAAATATATCAAAACAGACCCAAATACTTTTTTACCAAAAACAACAACAATTAAAGAACTTTTTGCAAAATATAATGTTTTTATTCCAACTCAGAAAGACTGAATTGAACTTGTAAAGCAAATAAGAAAAACCGGAATTGCGAATTCACATCTAATGGCTGTGGCCCCTACAGGTTCAATTTCTTATCTTACTTCTTGCACTCCGTCGCTTCAGCCGGTTGTTGCTCCAGTCGAGGTAAGAAAAGAAGGGAAATTAGGAAGAATATATGTTCCTTCTTATAAATTAAGTCATAAAACATACAACTTTTACCAAAAAGGAGCATACGAACTAGGGCCTATTCCAATTATTAATATTGTTGCAGAAGCTCAAAAACATGTTGACCAGGCAATTTCAATGACCTTATTTATGACAGACAAAGCGACAACTCGAGATTTAAATCTTGCATATATTTACGCTTTTAAAAAAGGTTGCAAATCAATTTATTATGTACGGATTCGCCAAGATGTTCTTGAAAATTCCGAAAATTATGAAACCTGTCAATCTTGTGTAATTTAA
- the glyA gene encoding serine hydroxymethyltransferase — protein sequence MYKRVKLKDKLISKLINLETKRQNNQIELIASENYASEDVLFANGTSLSNKYGEGYPGKRYYGGCKFIDKIELIAIERAKKLFGTSFANVQPYSGSSANAAVFAAILKPGDKILGLDLNSGGHLTHGYKINFSGMFYLGISYYLDKNELLDYDEIEKIAVKTRPNLIICGYSAYSGTIDFIRFRKIADKVGAFLLADIAHIAGLVATKNHPSPVGIAHVITATTQKTLRGPRGGLILTNDKEIAAKIDKIVFPGIQGGPLFNTIAAKAVAFNEALQPWFSQYCAQIVKNASHFANEFKKKGVRLISNGTRNHLFIIDVLNSYNLNGKQAQILLESVNIITNKNTIPNDSLSPFVTSGLRLGTPAMTSRGFKENEFSQLAEIIDFVLRKKELNPLEIAEIKAKVEHLALNFPIKRSYWT from the coding sequence ATGTACAAAAGAGTCAAACTTAAAGATAAACTAATTTCCAAGCTGATTAATTTAGAAACTAAAAGACAAAATAATCAAATTGAACTAATCGCAAGTGAAAATTATGCATCTGAAGACGTTCTTTTTGCAAATGGCACAAGTCTTAGCAATAAATATGGCGAAGGATATCCAGGAAAACGTTATTATGGCGGATGCAAATTCATTGATAAAATTGAGTTAATTGCAATCGAAAGAGCAAAAAAATTGTTTGGTACTAGTTTTGCAAATGTCCAACCTTATTCAGGATCAAGCGCAAATGCAGCTGTTTTTGCAGCAATTTTAAAACCAGGCGATAAAATTCTTGGGCTTGATTTAAATTCTGGAGGGCATTTAACTCACGGTTATAAAATTAATTTTTCGGGAATGTTTTATTTAGGTATTAGTTATTATTTGGATAAAAATGAACTTCTTGATTATGATGAAATTGAAAAAATAGCTGTAAAAACAAGGCCTAATTTAATTATTTGTGGCTATTCTGCTTATTCAGGGACAATTGATTTTATCCGGTTTCGCAAGATTGCTGATAAAGTAGGAGCTTTTTTACTTGCTGATATTGCACATATTGCTGGGCTTGTTGCAACAAAAAATCATCCTTCGCCAGTAGGAATCGCTCATGTGATAACCGCCACAACCCAAAAAACTTTGCGAGGGCCAAGAGGCGGCCTTATTTTAACAAACGATAAAGAAATTGCAGCTAAAATTGATAAAATTGTTTTTCCCGGAATTCAAGGCGGACCGCTTTTTAATACAATCGCTGCCAAAGCCGTCGCTTTTAATGAGGCATTACAACCTTGATTTTCACAATATTGCGCACAAATTGTGAAAAACGCTAGTCATTTTGCAAATGAATTTAAAAAAAAGGGGGTTAGACTCATTTCAAATGGAACAAGAAATCACCTTTTTATAATTGATGTTCTTAATTCCTATAATTTAAACGGCAAACAAGCCCAAATTTTATTAGAATCAGTTAACATTATCACAAACAAAAACACCATCCCCAACGATTCTTTAAGTCCTTTTGTAACTTCAGGACTTCGTTTAGGAACCCCAGCAATGACCTCGCGTGGTTTTAAAGAAAATGAATTTAGTCAACTAGCTGAAATAATTGATTTTGTTCTACGAAAAAAAGAACTAAACCCTCTAGAAATTGCGGAAATTAAGGCAAAAGTGGAACACCTAGCGCTGAATTTCCCAATTAAAAGAAGTTACTGAACCTAA
- the nrdF gene encoding class 1b ribonucleoside-diphosphate reductase subunit beta produces MNKLDEHIKLKVKNNYYNQSVSPLEYALNNFSGKMRSVNWNIINDPKDLEVWTRVVQNFWIPEKIPLSNDLESWRTLSPTWKQVITRTFTGLTLLDTIQATIGDVAQISHSLTDHEQVIYTNFAFMVGVHARSYGSIFSTLCSSEEIEEAHNWVINNEKLQKRARILIPFYVDSDPLKSKVAAALMPGFLLYGGFYLPFYLAARSKLPNTSDIIRLILRDKVIHNYYSGYKFQKKVEKLTTEKQEEIKKFVFDLLYKLIELEKDYLYDLYSEVGLAESAIKFSIYNAGKFLQNLGYDSPFSKEETEIEPEIFSQLSARADENHDFFSGNGSSYVMALAEETEDEDWEF; encoded by the coding sequence ATGAATAAATTAGACGAACATATTAAATTAAAAGTAAAAAATAATTACTATAACCAATCAGTTTCACCTCTTGAATATGCTCTTAATAATTTTTCCGGAAAGATGAGATCTGTAAACTGAAATATCATTAACGACCCAAAAGATCTAGAAGTTTGAACTAGAGTGGTGCAAAATTTTTGAATTCCAGAAAAAATTCCACTATCAAATGATCTTGAGTCATGAAGAACTTTATCGCCGACTTGAAAACAAGTTATTACAAGAACTTTTACAGGTCTAACTTTGCTTGATACAATTCAGGCAACAATTGGTGATGTTGCACAAATAAGTCATTCACTAACTGATCATGAACAAGTAATTTATACAAATTTTGCTTTCATGGTCGGGGTTCATGCCCGTTCTTATGGTTCGATTTTTTCCACTCTTTGTTCAAGCGAAGAAATTGAAGAAGCTCATAATTGGGTGATAAATAACGAAAAATTACAAAAAAGAGCGAGAATTCTCATACCTTTTTATGTTGATTCAGATCCTTTAAAATCAAAAGTTGCCGCGGCTTTAATGCCTGGTTTTTTGCTTTATGGTGGTTTTTATCTTCCTTTTTATCTTGCAGCACGGTCAAAACTTCCAAATACATCAGATATTATTCGTCTAATTTTACGCGATAAAGTTATTCATAATTATTATTCGGGATACAAATTTCAAAAAAAAGTCGAAAAATTAACAACTGAAAAACAAGAGGAAATAAAAAAATTTGTATTTGACTTACTATATAAACTAATTGAACTTGAAAAAGATTATCTTTATGATTTATATTCTGAAGTTGGACTTGCAGAATCAGCGATAAAATTTAGTATATACAATGCCGGAAAATTTTTACAAAACCTCGGTTATGATTCGCCTTTTTCAAAAGAAGAAACCGAAATTGAGCCTGAAATTTTTAGTCAGTTATCAGCAAGAGCCGATGAAAATCACGACTTTTTTTCAGGAAATGGCTCTTCTTATGTAATGGCCCTTGCTGAGGAAACTGAAGATGAAGACTGGGAATTTTAA
- the rplT gene encoding 50S ribosomal protein L20, whose translation MRVKGGSVTRQRRRRWLKLAKGYWGHKSIGFKVAKQAVIKSWTYSFRDRKQRKRDMRKMWISRINAAARTHGISYSQLMYKIKEANIEINRKMLAEMAIHHHLEFKKIVKLVSTKN comes from the coding sequence ATGAGAGTCAAGGGTGGAAGTGTAACCCGTCAGCGTCGTCGTCGTTGATTAAAATTAGCGAAAGGATACTGAGGGCATAAATCAATTGGTTTTAAAGTTGCAAAACAAGCTGTGATTAAATCATGAACTTATTCATTTCGCGATCGCAAACAGCGCAAGCGCGATATGCGTAAAATGTGGATTTCGCGAATTAATGCCGCTGCACGTACTCACGGAATTTCTTATTCGCAGCTAATGTATAAAATTAAGGAAGCAAATATCGAAATTAACCGTAAAATGCTTGCAGAAATGGCAATTCATCATCATTTAGAATTTAAAAAGATTGTTAAATTAGTTTCAACAAAAAATTAA
- the rpmB gene encoding 50S ribosomal protein L28, which produces MARKDPISQRGPLSGNNRSHALNATKRKFNLNLQQVTIKTASRQKIRLKVSTKTKKTLRKWGQI; this is translated from the coding sequence ATGGCAAGAAAAGACCCAATTTCACAGCGTGGCCCATTAAGCGGCAACAATCGTTCTCATGCGCTTAATGCGACAAAACGTAAATTTAACCTGAATTTACAACAAGTTACAATAAAAACTGCCTCAAGGCAAAAAATTCGTCTTAAAGTTTCAACAAAAACAAAAAAAACCTTACGTAAATGAGGACAAATTTAG